The Octadecabacter arcticus 238 genome contains a region encoding:
- a CDS encoding branched-chain amino acid ABC transporter permease: protein MWDAFGFEFVNFYLIPGLVLGCIYALGAIGITLTFGILRFANFAHGEIMMSGAYLTWTVMAIAGYAGLTLHPLVAMVPATLLVILLFLGTDKFFYKPFRKADTIKVVMASFGMMLIIRSAVQVIWGPNQLTFVRGIAKPNPVLSDLSGDIGMMLIIPNKHLFIFAGTVIIVIALSYLLNRTRIGKAMRAVSDSPDLAHVTGIDVDKVIRATWIVGGICATAAGVFLVMDVQMLETTMGFRMLLPMFAAAILGGIGKPYGAVFGGLVIGLAEELSAYPWIGDTPLLSPGYKTGVAFAIMVIMLIVRPQGLFKGRSF, encoded by the coding sequence ATGTGGGACGCATTTGGCTTTGAATTCGTCAATTTCTACCTGATCCCGGGTCTGGTGTTGGGCTGCATTTATGCGCTTGGTGCCATCGGGATCACGTTGACGTTCGGCATACTTCGGTTCGCCAACTTCGCCCACGGTGAAATTATGATGTCGGGCGCCTACCTGACGTGGACAGTCATGGCGATCGCGGGCTACGCGGGTCTGACGCTGCACCCGTTGGTGGCTATGGTGCCTGCGACGTTGCTTGTCATCTTGTTGTTTCTTGGCACCGACAAGTTTTTTTACAAACCGTTTCGCAAGGCAGACACAATCAAAGTCGTGATGGCGAGCTTTGGTATGATGCTGATTATCCGCTCTGCTGTGCAGGTGATCTGGGGGCCAAATCAGCTGACGTTCGTGCGCGGCATCGCAAAACCGAACCCCGTGCTGAGCGACTTGTCGGGTGATATTGGCATGATGTTGATCATCCCAAACAAGCACCTGTTTATATTCGCGGGCACGGTCATCATCGTGATCGCGCTGTCTTACCTGCTCAATCGCACGCGGATTGGCAAAGCCATGCGCGCAGTGTCCGACAGCCCTGATCTGGCCCATGTCACCGGCATCGACGTCGACAAAGTCATTCGCGCCACGTGGATCGTTGGTGGCATTTGCGCGACTGCCGCGGGTGTGTTCCTTGTGATGGACGTTCAGATGTTGGAGACCACGATGGGCTTCAGGATGCTTCTGCCGATGTTTGCAGCCGCCATTCTTGGCGGGATCGGCAAACCATATGGCGCGGTCTTCGGCGGCCTTGTCATTGGCCTCGCGGAAGAACTGTCCGCCTACCCGTGGATTGGCGACACCCCCCTGCTGAGCCCTGGTTATAAAACGGGCGTGGCCTTTGCTATTATGGTCATTATGCTGATTGTGCGCCCGCAAGGTCTGTTCAAGGGGAGGTCGTTCTAA
- a CDS encoding branched-chain amino acid ABC transporter permease codes for MEAYVGYFLYFLSLLTVGGIYSIFALGLNVNWGFAGLFNVGIVGFAAVGAYTYALLTTAESTYHIGGFGLPLPFGMFAAMMTSAVIAGFIGLICIRLRADYLAIATIGIAEIIKLILKNETEITNGPRGINKIPRAWEHFSEERFYTSWPMSWFGTLENWEAFFDTLPNWYWQPLFAGTILLVMYVIYRMLERARTSPWGRMMTAIRENEPAARAAGKDVTRRRIEAFIIGAAIMGLAGSLFAQHLRLIEPTNTFDPSKVTFLVWVMLIVGGSGNNRGAMLGAFLIWTLWSASELFITGAIDLIGNIFSTLDPSILQTRAGFLRMMLIGILMQVILQRYPGGILPEVRPASPKADKNIAGTTGESK; via the coding sequence ATGGAAGCTTATGTTGGATATTTCCTCTATTTCCTGTCGCTGCTGACTGTTGGCGGCATCTATTCGATCTTTGCGCTCGGGCTGAACGTCAACTGGGGCTTTGCTGGCCTGTTTAATGTCGGCATCGTCGGTTTTGCTGCCGTGGGTGCCTATACCTATGCGCTGCTGACCACCGCAGAATCGACCTACCACATTGGCGGTTTTGGTCTGCCACTGCCGTTTGGCATGTTCGCGGCCATGATGACGTCGGCTGTGATCGCAGGGTTCATTGGCCTGATCTGTATCCGGCTTCGGGCGGATTATCTGGCCATCGCCACCATCGGTATCGCTGAGATTATCAAGCTGATCCTCAAAAACGAGACAGAGATTACAAACGGTCCGCGTGGCATCAACAAGATCCCGCGCGCATGGGAACATTTCAGCGAAGAACGGTTCTACACGTCGTGGCCAATGAGCTGGTTTGGTACGCTAGAAAACTGGGAAGCGTTCTTTGACACGTTGCCAAACTGGTACTGGCAGCCGTTGTTTGCGGGCACGATTTTGCTGGTGATGTATGTGATTTATCGCATGCTGGAACGCGCGCGCACGTCGCCGTGGGGCCGCATGATGACCGCAATCCGTGAAAACGAACCCGCGGCCCGCGCCGCTGGCAAAGACGTCACGCGCCGCCGCATCGAAGCGTTCATTATCGGGGCCGCGATCATGGGTTTGGCAGGGTCGTTGTTCGCACAGCACTTGCGACTGATTGAACCGACAAACACGTTTGATCCATCTAAGGTGACGTTCCTCGTTTGGGTGATGCTGATCGTTGGCGGGTCCGGCAACAACCGCGGTGCGATGCTTGGCGCGTTCCTGATCTGGACGCTGTGGTCAGCATCCGAACTTTTTATCACTGGCGCTATAGATTTGATTGGAAACATCTTCTCGACGCTTGATCCAAGCATTTTGCAGACACGGGCAGGGTTCTTGCGTATGATGTTGATTGGTATTCTGATGCAAGTGATCCTCCAACGATATCCTGGAGGGATACTACCCGAGGTGAGACCCGCATCACCGAAGGCCGATAAAAACATCGCGGGAACAACGGGAGAGTCCAAATGA
- a CDS encoding ABC transporter substrate-binding protein, with translation MKNLLMATAATLLATSAIADVNIGNPMAMTGPIPDLNAPIAAAVDLAAANINAQGGMFADGETLNIIRADSACDPVAAVDAVTKLINVNGVTAIVGPVCSGATIAQAESVAIPAGVLTLSVSASSPAITNMEDGTDLMFRAAASDAYQGVALAELAMANGFTDIAVSYANDDYNAAIAEVFVQAYEGMGGTITANEAHEPNKASYRSEVATIGATSENLALFSYYGSGGITLMRNALETGAFTNFIGADGMLSDELIEQIGAENLMTSTFTTSASDASTPSFAAWKAIADEAGVPASDPFVANGYDATFMMALAIEAAGNDGREGLSEHLRAIASAPGEVILPGQWAEAKAILAAGGDINYEGAAGNQDFDENGDVAGNFSKSVIVDGAWAAELIQ, from the coding sequence ATGAAAAATCTATTAATGGCAACGGCCGCGACACTGCTCGCGACGTCCGCAATTGCTGATGTAAACATCGGCAATCCAATGGCGATGACAGGCCCAATTCCGGACCTGAACGCGCCAATCGCTGCGGCTGTTGATCTGGCTGCAGCCAACATCAACGCACAAGGCGGCATGTTTGCAGATGGCGAAACGCTCAACATCATCCGTGCGGATTCCGCATGTGACCCAGTTGCAGCTGTCGACGCTGTCACCAAGCTGATCAACGTAAACGGTGTGACTGCAATCGTTGGACCGGTGTGTTCGGGCGCCACAATCGCACAGGCTGAATCAGTTGCAATTCCGGCTGGTGTGCTGACGCTGTCCGTGTCCGCATCTTCCCCAGCGATCACCAATATGGAAGACGGCACAGACCTGATGTTCCGCGCCGCTGCGTCTGACGCATACCAAGGCGTTGCACTGGCCGAACTGGCCATGGCAAACGGGTTCACCGACATCGCCGTTTCCTATGCAAACGACGACTACAACGCGGCGATCGCAGAAGTCTTCGTTCAAGCCTATGAGGGCATGGGCGGCACGATCACAGCCAATGAAGCACACGAGCCCAACAAAGCATCCTATCGTTCCGAAGTTGCGACAATCGGTGCAACGTCTGAAAACCTCGCCTTGTTCTCGTACTACGGCTCTGGCGGCATCACATTGATGCGCAACGCGCTCGAAACCGGTGCGTTTACGAACTTCATCGGCGCTGACGGCATGTTGTCAGATGAGCTGATCGAACAGATCGGTGCTGAAAACCTGATGACGTCGACGTTCACGACATCCGCATCTGACGCCAGCACACCATCGTTCGCAGCATGGAAAGCAATCGCAGACGAAGCAGGCGTTCCGGCGTCTGATCCGTTTGTGGCCAACGGCTACGACGCGACGTTCATGATGGCGCTGGCAATCGAAGCCGCGGGCAACGACGGCCGCGAAGGCCTGTCCGAGCATCTACGCGCTATCGCATCTGCACCTGGCGAAGTAATCCTGCCAGGTCAGTGGGCTGAAGCCAAAGCGATCCTCGCGGCGGGTGGCGACATCAACTATGAAGGTGCCGCTGGCAACCAAGACTTCGACGAGAATGGCGACGTCGCTGGTAACTTCTCAAAGTCAGTCATCGTTGATGGCGCATGGGCTGCGGAACTGATCCAGTAA
- a CDS encoding carboxymuconolactone decarboxylase family protein: MPWIETIAYGDATGKLKTLYDRVKGPDDNVDNIMMMHSLRPHSMEGHMAIYKYILHHSGNTIPKWFLEVLGVWVSSLNECNYCVEHHFSGMKRLLDDDPRADAIRVAIESRDLAAMPLDAAQKCAMDYARVLTRDPAGLTENHVIALRDMGYTDGEILEINQVSAYFSYANRTVLGLGCSTTGDILGLSPNKSDNPDDWNHS, from the coding sequence ATGCCTTGGATCGAAACGATTGCTTACGGCGACGCAACCGGCAAACTCAAGACGTTGTATGATCGCGTCAAAGGGCCAGACGACAATGTCGACAACATCATGATGATGCATTCGCTGCGCCCACATTCGATGGAAGGGCACATGGCGATCTACAAATATATCCTGCATCACTCCGGCAATACGATCCCGAAATGGTTTCTCGAAGTGCTAGGGGTTTGGGTCAGCTCGCTTAACGAATGTAACTATTGTGTCGAACACCATTTTTCCGGAATGAAGCGTCTGTTGGACGATGATCCGCGCGCCGATGCAATCCGCGTCGCAATTGAGAGCCGCGATCTTGCAGCCATGCCGCTGGACGCTGCGCAGAAATGTGCGATGGACTATGCACGCGTCTTAACCCGAGATCCTGCTGGCTTAACCGAAAATCACGTCATTGCATTGCGCGATATGGGCTACACCGACGGTGAAATCCTTGAGATCAATCAAGTCAGCGCATATTTCAGCTACGCCAACCGCACAGTCTTGGGGCTGGGATGTTCCACAACTGGGGATATTTTGGGGTTGTCACCAAACAAGTCCGACAATCCAGATGATTGGAACCATAGCTAA
- the tnpC gene encoding IS66 family transposase yields the protein MSKTPPNLTNLPPEVQAYVAAQTAELSELKQAFLGSSLGHATVQKRLKDEMASVDAALSAERTAHARAIQNRDTIIADLRLQLHGHNKHRFGSKSESSAQLALELILEELEIEQAVETDDEPSDAEAKPPRTPRKRKPFPKGLKRVQKTITPSDACTDCGGSFKVLGTDVMEELEYVPGHYIVNQIGRPRLACTCCEAVVQAEMPSRPIPKSFVGPALMAHILCCKYGYHLPLYRQSQMFANEGIDLSGSLMAGWVGKCTKLLERVSDAIRDHVFEAQAIFMDDTTVKLLQKGNGKGKNKTKTARLWVYARKEDTWASGAPPAVWYQFSTSREAEHPSKHLESYEGYAHADAYAGYNDAYRTGRVKEMACMAHVRREFFDLYESTKLPVAGEAVLRIKKLYDVETQARFLPPAERVALRQEYAKPIFDDLEVWLKEQLGKISSKTPLAKAIKYALARLPKARPYLDHGFLELDNNTAERAVRPVAVGRKNYLFMGSEAGGKSAAIAYTLIETAKMNKVNPEAWLAWVLERIQDHQANRINDLMPWAYQDMIDAKNAEAEAKDAA from the coding sequence ATGAGTAAGACCCCTCCAAATCTGACTAATCTGCCCCCTGAAGTACAGGCATACGTTGCCGCGCAAACAGCGGAATTGTCAGAGCTGAAGCAAGCGTTTCTCGGGTCATCCCTTGGCCATGCGACGGTACAAAAACGCCTCAAGGATGAGATGGCATCAGTGGACGCCGCCCTGAGTGCCGAGCGCACCGCTCATGCGCGGGCCATCCAGAACCGAGACACCATCATCGCCGATCTGCGCCTGCAACTCCACGGTCACAACAAGCACCGCTTTGGCTCAAAGTCGGAAAGCAGTGCACAGCTGGCGCTTGAGTTGATCCTTGAAGAACTTGAGATCGAACAAGCCGTTGAGACAGATGATGAACCCTCTGACGCTGAGGCCAAGCCGCCCCGCACACCGCGCAAGCGCAAACCTTTCCCAAAGGGGCTGAAGCGTGTCCAAAAGACCATCACCCCCAGTGATGCTTGCACCGACTGTGGCGGCAGCTTCAAAGTGCTTGGAACGGATGTGATGGAGGAGTTGGAATATGTCCCGGGACATTACATCGTGAACCAAATTGGCCGCCCGCGTCTGGCCTGCACCTGTTGTGAGGCCGTTGTTCAGGCTGAGATGCCAAGCCGACCCATTCCGAAGAGCTTTGTCGGCCCCGCGCTGATGGCCCACATCCTGTGCTGTAAATACGGCTATCATCTGCCGCTGTATCGCCAGAGCCAGATGTTTGCCAACGAGGGCATTGATCTGAGTGGATCGCTCATGGCGGGATGGGTCGGCAAATGCACCAAACTGCTGGAGCGCGTCTCAGATGCAATCCGCGATCACGTCTTTGAGGCGCAGGCGATCTTCATGGATGACACAACGGTCAAGCTGCTCCAGAAGGGCAATGGCAAAGGAAAGAATAAGACCAAAACCGCGCGACTGTGGGTCTATGCCCGAAAAGAAGACACTTGGGCCAGCGGAGCTCCACCTGCGGTGTGGTACCAGTTCTCCACCAGCCGTGAGGCGGAGCATCCCAGCAAGCATCTCGAAAGCTATGAAGGCTACGCCCATGCGGATGCCTATGCTGGGTATAATGACGCCTACCGCACGGGGCGGGTCAAAGAGATGGCATGCATGGCCCATGTGCGGCGTGAGTTCTTTGACCTTTATGAAAGCACAAAGCTGCCCGTGGCGGGCGAAGCCGTGCTGCGGATTAAAAAGCTCTATGATGTTGAGACACAAGCGCGGTTCCTGCCCCCTGCGGAACGCGTGGCCCTGCGTCAGGAATACGCCAAGCCGATCTTTGATGACCTGGAAGTCTGGCTTAAAGAGCAACTGGGCAAGATCTCTAGCAAGACGCCGCTGGCCAAGGCGATCAAATATGCACTGGCGCGCCTGCCAAAGGCACGGCCCTATCTTGATCACGGCTTTCTTGAGCTGGACAACAACACAGCCGAGCGCGCAGTGCGCCCTGTGGCCGTGGGACGCAAAAACTATCTCTTCATGGGATCAGAAGCAGGCGGCAAATCTGCAGCAATTGCTTATACGTTGATAGAGACCGCCAAGATGAACAAAGTGAATCCCGAAGCCTGGCTCGCATGGGTGCTGGAACGCATCCAGGACCATCAAGCAAACCGTATCAACGATCTCATGCCGTGGGCCTATCAGGACATGATCGATGCTAAAAACGCCGAGGCCGAGGCAAAAGACGCAGCTTGA
- the tnpB gene encoding IS66 family insertion sequence element accessory protein TnpB (TnpB, as the term is used for proteins encoded by IS66 family insertion elements, is considered an accessory protein, since TnpC, encoded by a neighboring gene, is a DDE family transposase.), with amino-acid sequence MIPVLGDAKIWLAAGVTDMRRGFNGLAAQTAQVLAADPYAGHLFLFRGRRGDQIKMIWWDGQGACLFTKRLERGRFVWPSVKEGKVSLSRAQLAMLMEGIDWRILKKTWRPSMVG; translated from the coding sequence ATGATCCCTGTTTTGGGGGATGCGAAGATCTGGCTTGCCGCAGGAGTTACGGATATGCGGCGCGGCTTCAACGGGCTGGCGGCGCAGACCGCGCAGGTTCTTGCAGCTGACCCTTACGCGGGGCATCTATTTTTGTTCCGTGGCCGTCGTGGCGATCAGATCAAGATGATCTGGTGGGATGGTCAGGGCGCGTGCCTGTTTACCAAACGGCTTGAACGTGGACGGTTCGTATGGCCCTCAGTCAAGGAAGGTAAAGTCAGCCTAAGCCGCGCACAGCTTGCGATGCTGATGGAAGGCATAGACTGGCGTATTCTCAAGAAGACATGGCGTCCAAGTATGGTTGGATAG